In Excalfactoria chinensis isolate bCotChi1 chromosome 5, bCotChi1.hap2, whole genome shotgun sequence, a single genomic region encodes these proteins:
- the AGBL2 gene encoding cytosolic carboxypeptidase 2 isoform X2 — protein sequence MWLLRRPAAQAVPEPYDSFMRGHLCYYGYFQGQKTASQQSSVSPWGHTECHCADSGTQQGMGKDPSSRAVCSLLKPHHGAGSSPGRSAAPRAPQMVPLQGYESPREPRALFALPSAQGPLPAPRWPIECEVIKETIEHIEWIPPEPEPFCQLTDHPCLPTGEEQGTVVYQLNPVPSGSCFTRARAGGAPGPLSSPAAALEGSQDNTLLFESRFEGGNLQKAVKVGPYEYVLTLRPDLYTAKHTQWFYFRVQNTRKDTAYCFTIANLAKPKSLYGKGMCPLFYSQKDAQSHGIGWRRIGTDIRYSRGSSGEEPAAFRLSWSARFPHDSDTCYFAHCYPYTYSDLQRYLRAVAADPARSRYCAVRVLCRSLAGNMVYVLTITAPSGGAAKRAVVLSARAHPGESGGSWAMQGFLDFILSAAPDAQLLRQLFVFKVVPMLNPDGVVVGNSRCSLAGRDPNRAYRTGSRGSFPAVWHLRAMVERLLAEREVALYCDFHGHSRKNNVFMYGCDGGRDGSETRLWERVFPLMLSKNAPDKFSFSSCKFKVQKSKEGTGRVVMWRMGIANSYTLEAAFGGSTLGGRNSHFTVEDLKSLGYHLCDTLLDFCDPNPAKFQRCLEEVGALLRQRLGSGQSWSDVSTSELESSTSGSDSSVSDVSPERRESPWGQKGRGASVAQSQLQLRRRKRLRSRRVRNATRRPSATQWSHGGDPVSVAQPTSACHGGTRGAFSPTVVPRQPQPCSPTSPSVLVPTPRGREEAEELHRAVPGAHTALRHHRTAATATRMEGRH from the exons ATGTGGCTCCTGAGGCGCCCTGCTGCACAG GCTGTCCCTGAGCCCTACGACAGCTTCATGCGTGGCCACCTGTGCTACTACGGCTACTTCCAAG GCCAAAAGACAGCCAGCCAGCAGAGCTCCGTGTCTCCATGGGGACACACCGAATGCCACTGCGCTGACTCTGGCACCCAGCAGGGCATGGGGAAGGACCCAAGCT CCCGTGCTGTCTGTTCTCTGCTGAAACCGCACcatggggctgggagctccCCGGGCCGttctgcagcccccagggccCCGCAGATGGTCCCCTTGCAGGGTTATGAGTCACCCAGGGAGCCACGGGCTCTCTTTGCCCTTCCCTCGGCACAAGGACCCCTTCCTGCTCCCCGTTGGCCCATTGAGTGTGAGGTCATCAAGGAGACCATCGAGCACATTG AGTGGATCCCCCCTGAACCAGAACCCTTCTGCCAACTCACAGACCACCCGTGTCTACCAACGGGCGAGGAGCAGGGCACCGTCGTCTACCAGCTCAACCCAG tgccctcAGGGTCCTGCTTCACCCGTGCTCGGGCTGGGGGAGCCCCAGGCCCCCTTTCCTCACCGGCAGCCGCCCTAGAGGGCTCCCAGGACAACACGCTGCTGTTTGAGTCGCGCTTCGAGGGTGGCAACCTCCAGAAAGCAGTCAAGGT GGGCCCCTATGAGTATGTGCTGACGCTGCGGCCGGACCTGTACACCGCCAAGCACACCCAGTGGTTCTATTTCCGCGTGCAAAACACACGGAAAGACACCGCCTACTGCTTCACCATTGCCAACCTGGCCAAGCCTAAGAGCCTCTACGGCAAGGGCATGTGCCCACTGTTCTACTCGCAGAAGGACGCCCAGAGCCACGGCATCGGCTGGCGCCGCATCGGCACCGACATCCGCTATTCCCGGGGGAGCAGCGGGGAGGAGCCGGCTGCCTTCCGCCTGTCCTGGAGCGCCCGCTTTCCCCACGACAGCGACACGTGCTACTTCGCCCACTGCTACCCCTACACCTACTCGGACCTGCAGCGGTACCTGCGGGCGGTGGCGGCTGACCCGGCGCGCTCACGATACTGCGCGGTGCGGGTGCTGTGCCGCAGCCTGGCCGGTAACATGGTCTACGTGCTCACCATCACCGCTCCATCAGGCGGTGCAGCCAAGCGGGCGGTGGTGCTGAGCGCCCGGGCGCACCCTGGAGAAAGCGGTGGCTCCTGGGCCATGCAAGGTTTCCTCGACTTCATCCTCAGCGCCGCTCCTGACGCTCAGCTCCTGCGCCAGCTCTTTGTCTTCAAGGTGGTGCCCATGCTCAACCCCGACGGGGTGGTGGTGGGCAACTCCCGCTGCTCTCTGGCTGGCCGTGACCCCAACCGCGCCTACAGGACGGGGTCTCGGGGCTCCTTCCCAGCCGTCTGGCACCTGCGGGCCATGGTGGAGAG GCTGTTGGCGGAGCGGGAGGTGGCGCTGTACTGCGATTTCCACGGGCACAGCCGCAAGAACAACGTCTTCATGTACGGCTGCGACGGCGGGCGGGATGGCTCCGAGACACGGCTGTGGGAGCGCGTTTTCCCACTGATGCTAAGCAAAAACGCACCTGACAAG ttctccttctccagctgcAAGTTCAAGGTGCAGAAGAGCAAGGAGGGGACGGGCAGGGTGGTCATGTGGCGGATGGGCATTGCCAACAGTTACACCTTAGAGGCAGCCTTCGGCGGCTCCACGCTGG GTGGGAGGAACTCACACTTCACTGTGGAGGACCTCAAATCATTGGGCTACCACCTGTGTGACACGCTGCTGGACTTCTGCGACCCCAATCCAGCCaag TTCCAGCGGTGCCTGGAGGAGGTGGGCGCATTGCTGCGGCAGCGGCTGGGCTCTGGGCAGAGCTGGAGTGACGTCTCCACCTCAGAGCTGGAGTCCAG CACCAGCGGCTCCGACAGCTCCGTGTCTGATGTGTCTCCGGAGAGGAGGGAGAGCCCCTGGGGACAGAAGGGACGAGGTGCCAGCGTGGCACAGAGCCAGTtgcagctgaggaggaggaagcggTTACGGAGCCGCAGAGTGAGGAATGCCACGCGCAGGCCCAGTGCCACCCAATGGAGTCACGGTGGAGACCCGGTGAGCGTGGCTCAGCCGACCTCTGCCTGCCACGGTGGGACTCGGGGTGCCTTCAGCCCCACTGTTGTGCCCCGGCAGCCACAGCCGTGCTCCCCCACGTCGCCGTCTGTCCTGGTCCCCACACCAAGAGGCCGTGAGGAAGcggaggagctgcacagagccgTTCCCGGTGCGCACACAGCACTACGCCACCACCGCACCGCCGCCACGGCCACACGGATGGAGGG ccGCCATTAA
- the AGBL2 gene encoding cytosolic carboxypeptidase 2 isoform X1 translates to MWLLRRPAAQAVPEPYDSFMRGHLCYYGYFQGQKTASQQSSVSPWGHTECHCADSGTQQGMGKDPSSRAVCSLLKPHHGAGSSPGRSAAPRAPQMVPLQGYESPREPRALFALPSAQGPLPAPRWPIECEVIKETIEHIEWIPPEPEPFCQLTDHPCLPTGEEQGTVVYQLNPVPSGSCFTRARAGGAPGPLSSPAAALEGSQDNTLLFESRFEGGNLQKAVKVGPYEYVLTLRPDLYTAKHTQWFYFRVQNTRKDTAYCFTIANLAKPKSLYGKGMCPLFYSQKDAQSHGIGWRRIGTDIRYSRGSSGEEPAAFRLSWSARFPHDSDTCYFAHCYPYTYSDLQRYLRAVAADPARSRYCAVRVLCRSLAGNMVYVLTITAPSGGAAKRAVVLSARAHPGESGGSWAMQGFLDFILSAAPDAQLLRQLFVFKVVPMLNPDGVVVGNSRCSLAGRDPNRAYRTGSRGSFPAVWHLRAMVERLLAEREVALYCDFHGHSRKNNVFMYGCDGGRDGSETRLWERVFPLMLSKNAPDKFSFSSCKFKVQKSKEGTGRVVMWRMGIANSYTLEAAFGGSTLGGRNSHFTVEDLKSLGYHLCDTLLDFCDPNPAKFQRCLEEVGALLRQRLGSGQSWSDVSTSELESSTSGSDSSVSDVSPERRESPWGQKGRGASVAQSQLQLRRRKRLRSRRVRNATRRPSATQWSHGGDPVSVAQPTSACHGGTRGAFSPTVVPRQPQPCSPTSPSVLVPTPRGREEAEELHRAVPGAHTALRHHRTAATATRMEGYVTTAGRRWAPRGAIAATTAISTSTGTASSQAGTVRPSARGARAGLSLRVAAAAGRRPGLTALRCSACSRH, encoded by the exons ATGTGGCTCCTGAGGCGCCCTGCTGCACAG GCTGTCCCTGAGCCCTACGACAGCTTCATGCGTGGCCACCTGTGCTACTACGGCTACTTCCAAG GCCAAAAGACAGCCAGCCAGCAGAGCTCCGTGTCTCCATGGGGACACACCGAATGCCACTGCGCTGACTCTGGCACCCAGCAGGGCATGGGGAAGGACCCAAGCT CCCGTGCTGTCTGTTCTCTGCTGAAACCGCACcatggggctgggagctccCCGGGCCGttctgcagcccccagggccCCGCAGATGGTCCCCTTGCAGGGTTATGAGTCACCCAGGGAGCCACGGGCTCTCTTTGCCCTTCCCTCGGCACAAGGACCCCTTCCTGCTCCCCGTTGGCCCATTGAGTGTGAGGTCATCAAGGAGACCATCGAGCACATTG AGTGGATCCCCCCTGAACCAGAACCCTTCTGCCAACTCACAGACCACCCGTGTCTACCAACGGGCGAGGAGCAGGGCACCGTCGTCTACCAGCTCAACCCAG tgccctcAGGGTCCTGCTTCACCCGTGCTCGGGCTGGGGGAGCCCCAGGCCCCCTTTCCTCACCGGCAGCCGCCCTAGAGGGCTCCCAGGACAACACGCTGCTGTTTGAGTCGCGCTTCGAGGGTGGCAACCTCCAGAAAGCAGTCAAGGT GGGCCCCTATGAGTATGTGCTGACGCTGCGGCCGGACCTGTACACCGCCAAGCACACCCAGTGGTTCTATTTCCGCGTGCAAAACACACGGAAAGACACCGCCTACTGCTTCACCATTGCCAACCTGGCCAAGCCTAAGAGCCTCTACGGCAAGGGCATGTGCCCACTGTTCTACTCGCAGAAGGACGCCCAGAGCCACGGCATCGGCTGGCGCCGCATCGGCACCGACATCCGCTATTCCCGGGGGAGCAGCGGGGAGGAGCCGGCTGCCTTCCGCCTGTCCTGGAGCGCCCGCTTTCCCCACGACAGCGACACGTGCTACTTCGCCCACTGCTACCCCTACACCTACTCGGACCTGCAGCGGTACCTGCGGGCGGTGGCGGCTGACCCGGCGCGCTCACGATACTGCGCGGTGCGGGTGCTGTGCCGCAGCCTGGCCGGTAACATGGTCTACGTGCTCACCATCACCGCTCCATCAGGCGGTGCAGCCAAGCGGGCGGTGGTGCTGAGCGCCCGGGCGCACCCTGGAGAAAGCGGTGGCTCCTGGGCCATGCAAGGTTTCCTCGACTTCATCCTCAGCGCCGCTCCTGACGCTCAGCTCCTGCGCCAGCTCTTTGTCTTCAAGGTGGTGCCCATGCTCAACCCCGACGGGGTGGTGGTGGGCAACTCCCGCTGCTCTCTGGCTGGCCGTGACCCCAACCGCGCCTACAGGACGGGGTCTCGGGGCTCCTTCCCAGCCGTCTGGCACCTGCGGGCCATGGTGGAGAG GCTGTTGGCGGAGCGGGAGGTGGCGCTGTACTGCGATTTCCACGGGCACAGCCGCAAGAACAACGTCTTCATGTACGGCTGCGACGGCGGGCGGGATGGCTCCGAGACACGGCTGTGGGAGCGCGTTTTCCCACTGATGCTAAGCAAAAACGCACCTGACAAG ttctccttctccagctgcAAGTTCAAGGTGCAGAAGAGCAAGGAGGGGACGGGCAGGGTGGTCATGTGGCGGATGGGCATTGCCAACAGTTACACCTTAGAGGCAGCCTTCGGCGGCTCCACGCTGG GTGGGAGGAACTCACACTTCACTGTGGAGGACCTCAAATCATTGGGCTACCACCTGTGTGACACGCTGCTGGACTTCTGCGACCCCAATCCAGCCaag TTCCAGCGGTGCCTGGAGGAGGTGGGCGCATTGCTGCGGCAGCGGCTGGGCTCTGGGCAGAGCTGGAGTGACGTCTCCACCTCAGAGCTGGAGTCCAG CACCAGCGGCTCCGACAGCTCCGTGTCTGATGTGTCTCCGGAGAGGAGGGAGAGCCCCTGGGGACAGAAGGGACGAGGTGCCAGCGTGGCACAGAGCCAGTtgcagctgaggaggaggaagcggTTACGGAGCCGCAGAGTGAGGAATGCCACGCGCAGGCCCAGTGCCACCCAATGGAGTCACGGTGGAGACCCGGTGAGCGTGGCTCAGCCGACCTCTGCCTGCCACGGTGGGACTCGGGGTGCCTTCAGCCCCACTGTTGTGCCCCGGCAGCCACAGCCGTGCTCCCCCACGTCGCCGTCTGTCCTGGTCCCCACACCAAGAGGCCGTGAGGAAGcggaggagctgcacagagccgTTCCCGGTGCGCACACAGCACTACGCCACCACCGCACCGCCGCCACGGCCACACGGATGGAGGGGTACGTGACAACGGCAGGGCGCCGCTGGGCACCACGGGGTGCCATCGCTGCCACCACCGCCATCTCCACCAGCACCGGCACCGCTTCCTCACAGGCAGGCACAGTGAGGCCTTCCGCACGGGGCGCCAGAGCGGGGCTGTCCCTGCGCGTGGCCGCTGCTGCCGGGAGGCGGCCCGGCCTCACAGCGCTGCgctgctctgcttgcagccGCCATTAA